Proteins from a single region of Streptomyces sp. HUAS 15-9:
- the rnpA gene encoding ribonuclease P protein component: MLPTENRLRRREDFATAVRRGRRAGRPLLVVHLRSGATDPHAPGESAPSTRAGFVVSKAVGGAVVRNTVKRRLRHLMRDRVALFPPGSLVVVRALPGAGDADHAQLARDLDAALQRLLGGGAR, from the coding sequence GTGCTGCCCACCGAGAACCGGCTGAGGCGGCGCGAGGACTTCGCGACCGCGGTACGACGGGGTCGTCGGGCTGGCCGCCCGCTTCTCGTCGTCCACCTTCGTAGCGGTGCCACGGACCCGCACGCGCCTGGGGAGAGCGCTCCCTCGACGCGTGCGGGTTTCGTCGTGAGCAAGGCAGTGGGTGGAGCGGTCGTACGCAACACAGTGAAGCGCAGACTTCGCCATCTGATGCGTGACCGAGTCGCCCTGTTTCCCCCCGGTAGCCTGGTAGTCGTACGAGCGCTGCCCGGAGCGGGTGACGCAGACCATGCACAGCTGGCCCGAGACCTGGATGCCGCCCTTCAACGGCTGCTGGGAGGGGGCGCGCGATGA
- the rpmH gene encoding 50S ribosomal protein L34, giving the protein MSKRTFQPNNRRRAKTHGFRLRMRTRAGRAILASRRSKGRARLSA; this is encoded by the coding sequence GTGAGCAAGCGCACCTTCCAGCCGAACAACCGTCGTCGCGCGAAGACCCACGGCTTCCGGCTGCGTATGCGTACCCGTGCCGGCCGCGCGATTCTTGCGTCCCGCCGTAGCAAGGGTCGCGCCCGCCTGTCCGCCTGA
- the dnaN gene encoding DNA polymerase III subunit beta, giving the protein MKIRVERDVLAEAVAWAARSLPARPPAPVLAGLLLKAEDGQLSLSSFDYEVSARVSVEAEVEEEGTVLVSGRLLADISRALPNRPVEISTDGVRATVVCGSSRFTLHTLPVEEYPSLPQMPNATGTVPGEVFASAVQQVAIAAGRDDTLPVLTGVRIEIEGDTVTLASTDRYRFAVREFLWKPENPDASAVALVPAKTLLDTAKALTSGDSVTLALSGSGAGEGLIGFEGAGRRTTTRLLEGDLPKYRTLFPTEFNSIAVIETAPFVEAVKRVALVAERNTPVRLSFEQGVLILEAGSSDDAQAVERVDAQLDGDDISIAFNPTFLLDGLSAIDSPVAQLSFTTSTKPALLSGKPAVDAEADEAYKYLIMPVRLSG; this is encoded by the coding sequence GTGAAGATCCGGGTGGAACGCGACGTACTCGCGGAGGCAGTGGCCTGGGCGGCACGCAGCCTTCCGGCCCGTCCGCCGGCGCCTGTCCTCGCCGGCCTGCTTCTGAAGGCCGAGGACGGCCAGCTGAGCCTGTCCAGCTTCGACTACGAGGTCTCCGCGCGGGTGTCCGTCGAGGCCGAGGTCGAGGAGGAGGGCACGGTCCTGGTCTCCGGCCGTCTGCTCGCCGACATCTCCCGCGCCCTGCCCAACCGGCCGGTGGAGATTTCCACAGACGGTGTACGGGCGACGGTGGTCTGCGGCTCCTCGCGCTTCACACTCCACACCCTGCCTGTGGAGGAGTACCCGTCCCTGCCCCAGATGCCGAACGCGACGGGCACGGTCCCCGGTGAGGTCTTCGCCTCCGCCGTCCAGCAGGTCGCCATCGCCGCGGGGCGCGACGACACCCTGCCCGTCCTCACCGGTGTGCGCATCGAGATCGAGGGCGACACGGTCACCCTGGCCTCCACCGACCGCTACCGCTTCGCGGTCCGTGAGTTCCTGTGGAAGCCGGAGAACCCCGACGCCTCCGCGGTCGCCCTGGTGCCCGCCAAGACGCTCCTGGACACCGCCAAGGCGCTCACCAGCGGCGACAGCGTGACCCTTGCGCTGTCCGGCTCGGGCGCGGGCGAGGGTCTGATCGGTTTCGAGGGGGCCGGGCGGCGGACCACGACCCGCCTGCTGGAGGGCGACCTCCCGAAGTACCGCACGCTGTTCCCGACCGAGTTCAACAGCATCGCCGTGATCGAGACCGCCCCCTTCGTGGAGGCCGTCAAGCGCGTCGCCCTGGTCGCCGAGCGGAATACCCCGGTGCGGCTGAGCTTCGAGCAGGGTGTGCTCATCCTGGAGGCCGGCTCCAGCGACGACGCACAGGCTGTGGAAAGGGTCGACGCACAGCTGGACGGCGACGACATCTCGATCGCCTTCAACCCGACCTTCCTGCTCGACGGTCTGAGCGCCATCGACTCCCCGGTGGCCCAGCTGTCGTTCACGACGTCCACGAAGCCCGCGCTGCTCAGCGGCAAGCCGGCGGTGGACGCCGAGGCGGACGAGGCCTACAAGTACCTGATCATGCCGGTGCGCCTCAGCGGCTGA
- the gnd gene encoding phosphogluconate dehydrogenase (NAD(+)-dependent, decarboxylating): protein MDLGLVGLGKMGGNMRERIRRAGHTVIGYDRNADLADVPSLEELVGKLSGPRVVWVMVPAGEPTQSTIDELAELLEPGDVVVDGGNSRWTDDERHARELAAKGIGFVDCGVSGGVWGLENGYALMYGGDAENVAKVQPVFDALKPEGDLGAVHAGKVGAGHFAKMVHNGIEYAMMQAYAEGWELLEKVDSVTDVREVFRSWQEGTVIRSWLLDLAVNALDEDEHLDELKGYAQDSGEGRWTVEAAIDNAVPLPAITASLFARFASRQEDSPQMKMIAALRNQFGGHAVEKK from the coding sequence ATGGACCTCGGTCTCGTCGGCCTCGGCAAGATGGGCGGCAACATGCGCGAGCGGATTCGCCGCGCGGGCCACACCGTCATCGGATACGACCGCAACGCGGACCTCGCGGATGTCCCCAGCCTGGAAGAGCTTGTGGGCAAGCTCTCCGGCCCGCGCGTGGTCTGGGTGATGGTCCCGGCCGGTGAGCCCACGCAGTCCACGATCGACGAGCTCGCCGAGCTCCTGGAGCCCGGCGACGTGGTCGTGGACGGCGGCAACTCCCGCTGGACGGACGACGAGCGGCACGCCCGGGAGCTGGCCGCCAAGGGCATCGGCTTCGTCGACTGCGGTGTCTCCGGCGGCGTCTGGGGCCTGGAGAACGGCTACGCGCTGATGTACGGCGGCGACGCCGAGAACGTCGCCAAGGTGCAGCCGGTCTTCGACGCGCTCAAGCCCGAGGGCGACCTGGGCGCGGTGCACGCGGGCAAGGTCGGCGCGGGCCACTTCGCGAAGATGGTCCACAACGGCATCGAGTACGCGATGATGCAGGCCTATGCCGAGGGCTGGGAGCTCCTGGAGAAGGTCGACTCCGTGACCGACGTCCGTGAGGTCTTCCGCTCCTGGCAGGAGGGCACGGTCATCCGTTCCTGGCTGCTCGACCTCGCGGTCAACGCCCTCGACGAGGACGAGCACCTGGACGAGCTGAAGGGTTATGCACAGGACTCCGGCGAGGGCCGGTGGACTGTGGAGGCCGCCATAGACAACGCGGTGCCGCTTCCCGCGATCACCGCCTCGCTGTTCGCGCGGTTCGCCTCCCGGCAGGAGGACTCGCCGCAGATGAAGATGATCGCCGCGCTGCGCAACCAGTTCGGCGGTCACGCCGTGGAGAAGAAGTAG
- the recF gene encoding DNA replication/repair protein RecF (All proteins in this family for which functions are known are DNA-binding proteins that assist the filamentation of RecA onto DNA for the initiation of recombination or recombinational repair.), giving the protein MHVTHLSLADFRSYARVEVPLDPGVTAFVGPNGQGKTNLVEAIGYLATLGSHRVASDAPLVRMGADRAIIRAQVRQGERQQLIELELNPGKANRARINRSSQVRPRDVLGIVRTVLFAPEDLALVKGDPGERRRFLDELITARSPRMAGVRSDYERVLKQRNTLLKSAALARRHGGRSMDLSTLDVWDQHLARAGAELLAQRLDLIAAIHPLTDKAYEQLAPGGGPVALEYKPSAPGEAHTREDLCAQLMAALADARKQEIERGVTLVGPHRDDVILRLGQLPAKGYASHGESWSCALALRLASYDLLRAEGNEPVLILDDVFAELDARRRERLAELVAPGEQVLVTAAVDDDVPHVLAGARYTVAEGTVERV; this is encoded by the coding sequence ATGCACGTCACGCATCTGTCGCTGGCCGACTTCCGCTCGTACGCCCGGGTCGAGGTCCCGCTCGACCCGGGCGTCACCGCCTTCGTCGGCCCCAACGGGCAGGGGAAGACGAATCTCGTCGAGGCCATCGGCTATCTCGCCACCCTGGGCAGCCACCGGGTCGCCTCCGACGCTCCCCTGGTCCGCATGGGCGCCGACCGCGCGATCATCCGGGCGCAGGTCAGACAGGGCGAACGGCAGCAACTAATCGAGCTGGAGCTGAACCCGGGCAAGGCCAACCGCGCCCGTATCAACAGGTCCTCGCAGGTCAGGCCGCGTGATGTGCTCGGGATCGTACGGACCGTGCTGTTCGCGCCCGAGGACCTCGCCCTGGTCAAGGGCGACCCCGGTGAGCGGCGCCGCTTCCTCGACGAGCTGATCACCGCCCGCTCCCCGCGCATGGCGGGTGTGCGCTCCGACTACGAGCGGGTGCTCAAGCAGCGCAACACGCTCCTGAAGTCGGCCGCGCTGGCCCGTCGGCACGGCGGCCGTTCCATGGACCTGTCCACGCTCGACGTGTGGGACCAGCATCTGGCGCGCGCGGGCGCCGAGCTGCTCGCCCAGCGCCTCGATCTGATCGCCGCGATCCATCCGCTGACCGACAAGGCGTACGAGCAGCTGGCCCCCGGCGGCGGTCCTGTCGCCCTGGAGTACAAGCCGTCCGCCCCCGGCGAGGCCCACACGCGCGAGGACCTCTGCGCCCAGCTGATGGCGGCCCTGGCCGACGCCCGTAAGCAGGAGATCGAGCGGGGCGTGACGCTGGTGGGCCCGCACCGTGACGATGTGATCCTCAGACTCGGTCAGCTGCCCGCCAAGGGGTACGCCTCCCACGGCGAGTCCTGGTCCTGTGCGCTGGCGCTGCGCCTGGCGTCGTACGACCTTCTGCGCGCGGAGGGCAATGAGCCGGTGCTGATCCTGGACGACGTGTTCGCCGAGCTGGACGCCCGGCGCCGGGAGCGGCTGGCCGAGCTGGTCGCGCCCGGTGAGCAGGTCCTGGTGACCGCCGCGGTCGACGACGACGTGCCGCACGTGCTGGCGGGGGCGCGGTACACCGTGGCCGAGGGGACGGTGGAGCGCGTATGA
- a CDS encoding DUF721 domain-containing protein, whose amino-acid sequence MSGDETAPQGPGKAPEPSGVDLARVALRAAKEQARARGAAAQERKQARRGGLRSGARADGRDPMALGAAINRLINERGWETPAAVGGVMGRWPQIVGEDLAKHCVPQRYDEDERVLSVQCDSTAWATQLRLLAPTLVARLNEDLGHGTVKLIKVNGPGGPVRRYGSLRAPGSTGPGDTYE is encoded by the coding sequence ATGAGCGGCGACGAAACCGCTCCCCAGGGCCCCGGGAAGGCTCCCGAGCCCTCCGGGGTCGACCTGGCGCGCGTGGCGTTGCGCGCCGCGAAGGAGCAGGCGCGCGCGCGTGGCGCCGCGGCGCAGGAGAGGAAGCAGGCGCGGCGCGGTGGCCTGCGCTCCGGCGCGCGCGCCGACGGCCGCGACCCCATGGCGCTCGGTGCCGCGATCAACCGGCTGATCAATGAGCGCGGCTGGGAGACGCCGGCCGCGGTGGGCGGGGTCATGGGCCGCTGGCCGCAGATCGTCGGCGAGGACCTGGCCAAGCACTGCGTACCGCAGCGGTACGACGAGGACGAGCGTGTCCTGAGCGTGCAGTGCGACTCCACGGCGTGGGCGACCCAGCTGCGGCTGCTGGCCCCGACGCTGGTCGCCCGGCTCAACGAGGACCTCGGCCACGGCACCGTGAAGCTGATCAAGGTGAACGGTCCCGGTGGTCCCGTCCGCCGCTACGGCTCCTTGCGCGCCCCGGGGAGCACGGGCCCCGGTGACACCTACGAGTGA
- the gyrB gene encoding DNA topoisomerase (ATP-hydrolyzing) subunit B — MADSGNPNENIPSTDAGANGEVTASYDASAITVLEGLDAVRKRPGMYIGSTGERGLHHLVYEVVDNSVDEALAGHADTIDVTILADGGVRVVDNGRGIPVGIVPSEGKPALEVVLTVLHAGGKFGGGGYAVSGGLHGVGVSVVNALSSKVSVEVRTDGHRWTQDYKMGVPTAPLDRHEETDEHGTSVTFWADQDIFETTEYSFETLSRRFQEMAFLNKGLTIRLTDERESAKATAGADEAGADEKDEVKTVTYRYEGGIVDFVKYLNSRKGDVVHATVIDLEAEDKDKSLSLEVAMQWNSGYSEGVYSFANIIHTHEGGTHEEGFRAALTSLINKYARDKKLLREKDDNLTGDDIREGLTAIISVKLSEPQFEGQTKTKLGNTEAKTFVQKAVYEHLNDWLDRNPNEAADIIRKGIQAATARVAARKARDLTRRKGLLESASLPGKLSDCQSNDPTKCEIFIVEGDSAGGSAKSGRNPQYQAILPIRGKILNVEKARIDKILQNQEIQALISAFGTGVHEDFDIEKLRYHKIILMADADVDGQHINTLLLTFLFRFMRPLVEAGHVFLSRPPLYKIKWGRDEVEYAYSDRERDALLELGRQRGKRVREDSIQRFKGLGEMNAEELRVTTMDIEHRVLGQVTLDDAAQADDLFSVLMGEDVEARRAFIQRNAKDVRFLDI; from the coding sequence GTGGCCGATTCCGGCAACCCCAACGAGAACATCCCGTCCACCGACGCCGGCGCGAACGGTGAGGTCACCGCCTCGTACGACGCCAGCGCCATCACCGTGCTCGAAGGGCTGGACGCGGTCCGCAAGCGACCCGGTATGTACATCGGCTCCACCGGCGAGCGCGGTCTGCACCACCTGGTGTACGAGGTCGTCGACAACTCGGTCGACGAGGCGCTGGCCGGTCATGCGGACACCATCGACGTGACGATCCTGGCCGACGGCGGTGTGCGCGTCGTCGACAACGGCCGTGGCATCCCGGTGGGCATCGTCCCCTCCGAGGGGAAGCCGGCCCTCGAGGTCGTCCTGACGGTGCTGCACGCGGGCGGCAAGTTCGGCGGTGGCGGCTACGCCGTCTCCGGCGGTCTGCACGGTGTCGGCGTGTCCGTCGTGAACGCCCTGTCCAGCAAGGTGTCGGTCGAGGTCAGGACCGACGGTCACCGCTGGACGCAGGACTACAAGATGGGTGTCCCGACGGCGCCGCTCGACCGGCACGAGGAGACGGACGAGCATGGCACGTCGGTCACCTTCTGGGCCGACCAGGACATCTTCGAGACCACCGAGTACTCCTTCGAGACGCTCTCGCGGCGTTTCCAGGAGATGGCGTTCCTCAACAAGGGCCTGACCATCAGGCTCACCGACGAGCGCGAGTCGGCGAAGGCCACGGCCGGTGCGGACGAGGCGGGCGCGGACGAGAAGGACGAGGTCAAGACCGTCACGTACCGCTACGAGGGCGGCATCGTCGACTTCGTGAAGTACCTCAACTCCCGCAAGGGCGACGTGGTGCACGCCACCGTGATCGACCTGGAGGCCGAGGACAAGGACAAGAGCCTGTCCCTCGAGGTCGCGATGCAGTGGAACAGCGGCTACAGCGAGGGTGTGTACTCCTTCGCGAACATCATCCACACGCACGAGGGCGGCACGCACGAGGAGGGCTTCCGCGCGGCCCTCACGAGCCTGATCAACAAGTACGCGCGCGACAAGAAGCTGCTGCGCGAGAAGGACGACAACCTCACCGGTGACGACATCCGTGAGGGTCTGACCGCGATCATCTCGGTGAAGCTGAGCGAGCCCCAGTTCGAGGGCCAGACCAAGACCAAGCTGGGCAACACGGAGGCGAAGACCTTCGTCCAGAAGGCGGTCTACGAGCACCTCAACGACTGGCTGGACCGCAACCCGAACGAGGCCGCGGACATCATCCGCAAGGGCATCCAGGCGGCCACCGCGCGCGTGGCGGCCCGCAAGGCCCGTGACCTCACGCGGCGCAAGGGCCTGCTGGAGTCGGCGTCCCTGCCGGGCAAGCTCTCCGACTGCCAGTCGAACGACCCCACCAAGTGCGAGATCTTCATCGTCGAGGGTGACTCCGCCGGCGGCTCGGCCAAGTCCGGCCGCAACCCGCAGTACCAGGCGATCCTCCCGATCCGCGGCAAGATCCTCAACGTGGAGAAGGCGCGGATCGACAAGATCCTGCAGAACCAGGAGATCCAGGCGCTGATCTCGGCCTTCGGCACGGGTGTGCACGAGGACTTCGACATCGAGAAGCTCCGCTATCACAAGATCATCCTGATGGCGGACGCCGACGTCGACGGCCAGCACATCAACACCCTGCTGCTGACCTTCCTGTTCCGCTTCATGCGGCCGCTGGTCGAGGCCGGGCACGTGTTCCTGTCCCGTCCCCCGCTCTACAAGATCAAGTGGGGCCGGGACGAGGTGGAGTACGCGTACTCCGACCGTGAGCGCGACGCCCTGCTGGAGCTGGGCCGGCAGCGCGGCAAGCGCGTCAGGGAGGACTCGATCCAGCGCTTCAAGGGTCTCGGCGAGATGAACGCCGAGGAGCTGCGGGTGACCACCATGGACATCGAGCACCGCGTGCTCGGCCAGGTCACCCTCGACGACGCCGCCCAGGCGGACGATCTCTTCTCGGTCCTCATGGGCGAGGACGTCGAGGCCCGCCGCGCGTTCATCCAGCGCAACGCCAAGGACGTCCGCTTCCTCGACATCTGA
- the gyrA gene encoding DNA gyrase subunit A: MADENTPVTPEDSGEAIVRVEPVGLETEMQRSYLDYAMSVIVSRALPDVRDGLKPVHRRVLYAMYDGGYRPERGFYKCARVVGDVMGNYHPHGDSSIYDALVRLAQPWAMRMPLVDSNGNFGSPGNDPAAAMRYTECKMAPLSMEMVRDIDEETVDFTDNYDGRSQEPTVLPARFPNLLINGSAGIAVGMATNIPPHNLREVAAGAQWYLENPEASHEELLDALVERIKGPDFPTGALVVGRKGIEEAYRTGRGSITMRAVVEVEEIQNRQCLVVTELPYQVNPDNLAQKIADLVKDGKIGGIADVRDETSSRTGQRLVIVLKRDAVAKVVLNNLYKHTDLQTNFGANMLALVDGVPRTLSLDAFIRHWVTHQIEVIVRRTRFRLRKAEERAHILRGLLKALDAIDEVIALIRGSETVEVARTGLMGLLEIDEIQANAILEMQLRRLAALERQKIVQEHDELQAKITEYNAILASPVRQRGIVSAELAAIVEKFGEDRKTMLVPYDGDMSIEDLIAEEDIVVTVSRGGYVKRTKTVDYRAQKRGGKGVRGTKLKEDDIVDHFFVSTTHHWLLFFTNKGRVYRAKAYELPDAGRDARGQHVANLLAFQPDESIAEILAIRDYEAAPYLVLATKGGLVKKTSLKDYDSPRSGGVIAINLREREDGSDDELIGAELVSADDDLLLISKKAQSIRFTATDESLRPMGRATSGVKGMSFREGDELLSMNVVRPGTFVFTATDGGYAKRTVVDEYRVQGRGGLGIKAAKIVEDRGSLVGALVVEETDEILAITLSGGVIRTRVNEVRETGRDTMGVQLINLGKRDAVVGIARNAEAGREAEEVDGEDVVDETAEGAAATGTDEGEAPSAE, translated from the coding sequence ATGGCCGACGAGAACACTCCTGTCACCCCTGAAGACAGCGGCGAGGCGATCGTCCGCGTCGAGCCCGTCGGGCTCGAGACGGAGATGCAGCGCTCGTACCTCGACTACGCGATGTCCGTCATCGTCTCCCGCGCTCTGCCCGACGTCCGTGACGGTCTCAAGCCCGTCCACCGCCGTGTCCTGTACGCCATGTACGACGGGGGCTACCGCCCCGAGCGCGGCTTCTACAAGTGCGCCCGCGTCGTCGGCGACGTCATGGGCAATTACCACCCGCACGGCGACAGCTCCATCTACGACGCGCTGGTGCGTCTCGCCCAGCCGTGGGCGATGCGGATGCCGCTCGTCGACTCCAACGGCAACTTCGGCTCCCCGGGCAACGACCCGGCGGCCGCCATGCGCTACACCGAGTGCAAGATGGCGCCGCTGTCGATGGAGATGGTCCGTGACATCGACGAGGAGACCGTCGACTTCACGGACAACTACGACGGCCGCTCCCAGGAGCCGACCGTCCTGCCTGCCCGCTTCCCGAACCTGCTGATCAACGGCTCGGCCGGGATCGCGGTCGGTATGGCGACCAACATCCCGCCGCACAACCTGCGGGAGGTCGCGGCCGGCGCCCAGTGGTACCTGGAGAACCCGGAGGCCTCGCACGAGGAGCTCCTCGACGCGCTCGTCGAGCGCATCAAGGGCCCGGACTTCCCCACCGGCGCGCTCGTGGTGGGCCGCAAGGGCATCGAGGAGGCCTACCGCACGGGCCGCGGCTCGATCACCATGCGCGCGGTCGTCGAGGTCGAGGAGATCCAGAACCGCCAGTGCCTGGTGGTGACGGAGCTGCCGTACCAGGTCAACCCGGACAACCTGGCGCAGAAGATCGCCGACCTGGTGAAGGACGGCAAGATCGGCGGCATCGCCGACGTCCGTGACGAGACCTCCTCGCGCACGGGCCAGCGCCTGGTCATCGTCCTGAAGCGGGACGCGGTCGCCAAGGTCGTGCTGAACAACCTCTACAAGCACACCGACCTGCAGACGAACTTCGGCGCCAACATGCTGGCGCTGGTCGACGGAGTGCCCCGCACCCTGTCCCTGGACGCGTTCATCCGGCACTGGGTGACGCACCAGATCGAGGTCATCGTCCGCCGTACGCGCTTCAGGCTACGCAAGGCCGAGGAGCGGGCGCACATCCTGCGCGGTCTGCTGAAGGCCCTGGACGCCATCGACGAGGTCATCGCCCTGATCCGGGGCAGCGAGACCGTCGAGGTCGCGCGCACGGGCCTGATGGGTCTCCTGGAGATCGACGAGATCCAGGCGAACGCCATCCTCGAGATGCAGCTGCGCCGACTGGCCGCCCTGGAGCGCCAGAAGATCGTCCAGGAGCACGACGAACTCCAGGCGAAGATCACCGAGTACAACGCGATCCTCGCCTCGCCGGTCCGCCAGCGCGGCATCGTCAGCGCGGAGCTCGCCGCGATCGTCGAGAAGTTCGGCGAGGACCGCAAGACCATGCTGGTGCCCTACGACGGTGACATGTCCATCGAGGACCTCATCGCCGAGGAGGACATCGTGGTCACCGTCTCGCGCGGTGGCTACGTCAAGCGCACCAAGACCGTCGACTACCGGGCGCAGAAGCGCGGCGGCAAGGGTGTGCGTGGTACGAAGCTGAAGGAAGACGACATCGTCGACCACTTCTTCGTCTCGACCACGCACCACTGGCTGCTGTTCTTCACGAACAAGGGCCGGGTGTACCGGGCGAAGGCGTACGAGCTTCCGGACGCCGGGCGTGACGCGCGCGGGCAGCATGTCGCGAACCTGCTGGCCTTCCAGCCGGACGAGTCGATCGCCGAGATCCTCGCGATCCGGGACTACGAGGCGGCCCCGTACCTGGTGCTGGCCACCAAGGGGGGTCTGGTCAAGAAGACCTCGCTGAAGGACTACGACTCGCCGCGCTCGGGTGGTGTGATCGCCATCAACCTGCGGGAGCGTGAGGACGGATCCGATGACGAACTGATCGGGGCCGAGCTCGTTTCGGCCGATGATGATCTGCTGCTGATCAGCAAGAAGGCGCAGTCGATCAGGTTCACCGCTACGGACGAGTCGCTGCGGCCGATGGGCCGTGCCACCTCGGGTGTCAAGGGCATGAGTTTCCGCGAGGGCGATGAACTCTTGTCGATGAATGTTGTTCGACCCGGTACGTTCGTGTTCACTGCCACGGACGGCGGGTACGCGAAGCGGACCGTCGTCGACGAGTACCGCGTTCAGGGTCGCGGTGGCCTCGGCATCAAGGCCGCCAAGATCGTGGAGGACCGTGGATCGCTCGTCGGCGCGCTGGTGGTCGAGGAGACCGACGAGATCCTCGCCATCACGCTGTCCGGCGGTGTGATTCGTACGCGAGTCAACGAGGTCAGGGAGACGGGCCGTGACACCATGGGCGTCCAACTGATCAACCTGGGCAAGCGCGATGCCGTGGTCGGTATCGCCCGAAACGCCGAGGCGGGGCGCGAGGCGGAGGAGGTCGACGGCGAGGATGTCGTGGACGAGACCGCCGAGGGTGCCGCGGCCACCGGCACGGACGAGGGTGAGGCGCCCTCGGCCGAGTAG